One part of the Drosophila teissieri strain GT53w chromosome 3R, Prin_Dtei_1.1, whole genome shotgun sequence genome encodes these proteins:
- the LOC122621320 gene encoding uncharacterized protein LOC122621320, translating to MSNLQDIPLADPEGLSVDGAQVAPTPKSNSLKRFFKISKKPLMRDQVEDDDETSSQDNKELGKSNTISRFFTRLKGASKDVQEPSSSVVEPVEHEKPLPNAKPTIKTSISSYWKLLFNRQKSQRQNAGFGQSNSTNVENESEEVHELQPVNQDPDTDHQPNAKDEQEELEDGSDPEAPNPKPRKMVASKASGQEILSAIQGDQLSTIEHEDEGSI from the exons ATGTCCAATCTGCAAGATATTCCGCTCGCCGACCCCGAAGGTCTGTCTGTGGATGGCGCCCAGGTGGCCCCCACGCCAAAGTCCAACTCTTTGAAGCGCTTCTTTAAGATCAGCAAGAAGCCGCTGATGCGTGACCAAGTGGAGGATGACGACGAGACATCCTCCCAGGACAACAAAGAGCTGGGAAAGTCCAACACAATAAGTCGCTTCTTCACCCGATTGAAGGGAGCCAGTAAGG ATGTGCAAGAACCTTCGAGCTCGGTAGTCGAGCCCGTCGAGCATGAGAAGCCGCTGCCGAATGCCAAGCCCACGATTAAGACATCCATTTCGTCCTACTGGAAGCTGCTGTTCAACCGCCAGAAGAGTCAGCGCCAAAACGCGGGATTCGGACAGTCCAATAGCACGAATGTGGAGAACGAGTCTGAAGAGGTTCACGAACTCCAACCGGTAAACCAGGATCCCGATACCGATCATCAGCCGAATGCCAAAGATGAGCAGGAGGAATTGGAAGACGGCTCGGATCCGGAGGCACCCAACCCAAAGCCTAGGAAAATGGTTGCAAGCAAGGCATCCGGCCAGGAGATTCTTAGTGCAATACAGGGCGACCAGCTATCCACCATAGAGCACGAGGATGAGGGTTCCATTTAG